The following proteins are encoded in a genomic region of Dyadobacter sp. UC 10:
- a CDS encoding response regulator transcription factor: MLTIGIIDPFPIMRTGLSVLLNTHYEDARLFQSRSLEEFPQMQQADLPFVVILGISENAKENRLISVRKCKKAFPTAKIVVYDYDLVQEMIFSYFMVGIDGYLLKQHSEHQLITCIESIIGGKPFLSPELLDDFVQPLLLRTDSPIRKIRKLTSYEFELAVYLSQGQKNTVIAGILDCKPSSVSSIKRVIFKKLMIQSLSELRGILNLK, from the coding sequence ATGTTAACAATTGGAATAATTGATCCCTTCCCAATTATGAGGACCGGCTTATCGGTCTTGCTAAATACACATTATGAAGATGCCAGGCTTTTTCAATCCCGTAGTCTTGAAGAATTTCCGCAAATGCAGCAAGCGGATCTGCCGTTTGTTGTTATTTTGGGTATCAGCGAAAATGCCAAAGAAAACCGTCTTATATCAGTAAGGAAGTGTAAAAAGGCATTTCCAACAGCAAAGATTGTTGTATATGACTATGATTTAGTCCAGGAAATGATTTTTAGTTATTTTATGGTCGGTATAGACGGGTATCTTTTGAAGCAGCATAGTGAGCATCAGTTGATTACGTGTATAGAATCCATCATTGGCGGCAAACCTTTCCTGAGCCCCGAATTGCTTGACGACTTTGTGCAGCCGTTACTACTCAGGACGGATAGTCCGATAAGAAAAATTAGAAAATTGACAAGCTATGAATTTGAGCTTGCAGTTTATCTGAGTCAAGGCCAGAAGAATACAGTAATTGCCGGCATTCTTGATTGTAAACCGTCGTCAGTAAGTTCTATCAAGCGTGTGATTTTTAAAAAACTAATGATCCAATCACTGTCTGAACTCAGGGGAATATTGAACCTGAAGTAA
- a CDS encoding response regulator produces MLLQLNGIVPDLIILGTNDSGRNHFRTGQSAQTVLACREHFKLVPVIVFEETYSIGSTVSYFQFGARGYLLKKSTENEFVKCIERVLNNKYYLSPDLHIRTLAEGPVLTA; encoded by the coding sequence TTGCTGCTGCAGCTCAACGGCATTGTACCAGACTTGATCATATTAGGTACTAACGATTCAGGTAGAAATCATTTTCGAACCGGGCAATCTGCACAAACAGTCCTTGCATGTCGGGAGCATTTTAAGCTCGTACCAGTTATTGTTTTTGAAGAAACCTATTCTATCGGTAGTACCGTTTCCTATTTTCAATTCGGCGCCAGGGGATATTTATTGAAAAAAAGTACCGAAAACGAATTTGTGAAATGTATCGAACGGGTGCTGAACAATAAGTATTACCTATCACCGGATTTACATATCCGGACGCTGGCGGAAGGCCCTGTTTTAACTGCCTGA
- a CDS encoding mechanosensitive ion channel family protein, producing the protein MIQENFNWELIKTQGMAAITQYGGKLLLAVVVFIIGRIVIGKLTSVIHRAMDNRKVDPQVQPFLNSLIGVLLNVMLLLSIAGIIGIETSSFVAVLGAAGLAVGLALQGSLANFAGGVLLLIFKPFRTGDLIAAQGFTGVVEGVQIFNTVLLTPDNKTIIIPNGPLSTSPIVNISGKGKIRVDMVFAAGSQNGADNIRYSVQKVVDACPTALRGTEHDVLVTKLTENAIFFDVRVWTLSENYWATYYNVHEGISRQFAADGIQAPKPAEISVALKQ; encoded by the coding sequence ATGATCCAGGAAAACTTCAATTGGGAGCTAATCAAAACCCAGGGCATGGCGGCCATCACACAATATGGCGGAAAGCTTTTACTTGCTGTTGTTGTCTTCATAATTGGCCGTATTGTCATTGGCAAACTGACGTCTGTTATCCATAGGGCGATGGACAACAGAAAGGTTGACCCGCAGGTACAGCCTTTCCTGAATTCGCTGATAGGCGTTCTGCTGAACGTAATGCTGCTATTAAGTATCGCTGGGATCATTGGCATCGAAACTTCGTCATTTGTGGCAGTGCTTGGCGCAGCCGGTCTGGCCGTCGGCCTGGCTTTGCAGGGTAGCCTGGCAAATTTCGCAGGCGGCGTACTGCTCCTGATCTTTAAGCCTTTCCGCACCGGTGACCTGATCGCCGCCCAGGGCTTTACGGGCGTTGTAGAAGGCGTCCAGATATTTAATACAGTGCTTCTGACACCTGATAATAAAACCATCATTATACCCAACGGTCCGCTTTCAACATCTCCTATCGTCAACATTTCAGGGAAAGGCAAAATCCGCGTGGATATGGTCTTTGCCGCAGGGTCACAAAATGGGGCGGATAATATAAGATACTCGGTTCAGAAGGTCGTTGATGCCTGTCCTACCGCGCTCAGGGGTACGGAGCACGATGTGCTGGTAACGAAACTGACCGAAAACGCAATTTTCTTCGATGTCCGAGTATGGACGCTCAGCGAAAACTATTGGGCAACTTATTACAATGTCCACGAAGGAATCAGCCGTCAATTCGCAGCAGATGGCATTCAGGCCCCGAAACCAGCTGAAATAAGCGTAGCACTTAAGCAGTAA